A stretch of the Gracilinanus agilis isolate LMUSP501 chromosome 4, AgileGrace, whole genome shotgun sequence genome encodes the following:
- the KCNJ16 gene encoding inward rectifier potassium channel 16 produces the protein MSYYGSNYRIVNMEGNVPKYTNYHPEHIISEKRRARRRLLHKDGSCNVYFKHIFGEWGSYMVDIFTTLVDTKWRHMFVIFSLSYILSWLIFGLIFWVIALHHGDLLNDPNITPCVDNVHTFTGAFLFSLETQTTIGYGSRCVTEECSVAVLVVILQSILSCIINTFIIGAALAKMATARKRAQTIRFSYFALIGMRDGKLCLMWRIGDFRPNHVVEGTVRAQLLRYVEDSERRMTMGFKDLKLVNDQIILVTPVTIVHEIDHESPLYALDRKAVAKDNFEILVTFTYTGDSTGTSHQSRSSYVPREILWGHRFNDVLEVKKKYYKVNCLQFEGSVEVYAPFCSAKQLDWKDQQLHNLEKTSSGKGSGTTETKVRRRSFSAIAIVSSSENPDEMTKTTADESNETTYQKALLQLNRISVESQM, from the coding sequence ATGAGTTATTATGGCAGCAACTATCGGATTGTGAACATGGAGGGGAATGTGCCCAAATATACTAACTATCACCCAGAGCACATTATAAGTGAGAAGCGAAGAGCAAGAAGACGATTGCTTCACAAAGATGGTAGTTGCAATGTATACTTTAAGCATATTTTTGGAGAATGGGGGAGTTACATGGTTGATATTTTCACCACCCTTGTGGATACGAAATGGCGCCATATGTTTGTGATATTCTCTTTATCCTATATTCTCTCTTGGCTGATTTTTGGCTTAATCTTTTGGGTGATAGCCCTTCATCACGGAGACCTGTTAAATGATCCAAATATCACACCTTGTGTTGACAATGTCCATACTTTCACAGGAGCATTCTTATTCTCTCTTGAAACTCAAACCACTATAGGCTATGGCTCTCGCTGTGTCACTGAAGAATGTTCTGTGGCAGTGCTTGTCGTTATACTTCAGTCAATCTTGAGCTGCATCATAAACACCTTCATCATTGGAGCTGCCTTAGCAAAAATGGCAACAGCTCGAAAGAGAGCCCAGACCATTCGATTCAGTTATTTTGCCCTCATAGGCATGAGAGATGGGAAACTTTGCCTTATGTGGCGCATTGGTGATTTTCGACCAAACCATGTAGTAGAAGGAACAGTAAGAGCTCAGCTTCTTCGCTATGTGGAAGATAGTGAAAGACGGATGACAATGGGATTTAAGGACCTAAAACTGGTCAATGACCAGATCATTCTTGTGACTCCAGTGACCATTGTCCATGAAATTGATCATGAGAGCCCTTTGTATGCCCTTGATCGTAAAGCAGTAGCCAAAGATAACTTTGAGATTTTGGTGACGTTTACTTATACAGGTGATTCTACTGGAACTTCTCACCAGTCACGAAGTTCCTATGTCCCCCGAGAAATTCTCTGGGGCCATAGATTCAATGATGTTTTAGAAGtgaagaaaaaatactacaaggtAAATTGCTTACAATTTGAGGGAAGTGTTGAAGTATATGCCCCCTTCTGCAGTGCCAAGCAGTTGGACTGGAAAGACCAGCAGCTGCATAACCTTGAGAAAACATCCTCAGGCAAAGGATCAGGAACTACTGAAACCAAGGTTAGACGAAGGTCATTCAGTGCCATTGCCATTGTCAGCAGTAGTGAAAATCCTGATGAAATGACCAAGACCACAGCTGATGAGagtaatgagacaacatatcaaaaagCTCTCCTGCAACTAAATAGAATTTCAGTAGAGTCCCAAATGTAG